Proteins encoded in a region of the Dorea longicatena genome:
- a CDS encoding DUF6142 family protein: protein MLGKKLRTEDDRIKAAAKARKKKRKKMIKTKYGQKAVRHSKRGVYSCTYAVVIAFLVIVMILFSFMNKGNVNILMGFFGLGTCAMAVIGIWLGIKGFREREKIYTTCKVGITVNAVFLVAMVALFVRGLM from the coding sequence ATGCTGGGAAAAAAACTAAGAACAGAAGATGACAGAATCAAAGCGGCAGCGAAAGCACGCAAGAAAAAGCGTAAAAAAATGATTAAAACGAAATATGGACAGAAAGCAGTCAGACACTCCAAAAGGGGTGTCTATTCCTGTACTTATGCAGTAGTGATTGCCTTCCTGGTGATCGTCATGATCCTCTTTTCGTTTATGAATAAAGGAAATGTAAATATATTAATGGGATTTTTCGGACTCGGAACCTGTGCGATGGCAGTGATCGGAATCTGGCTTGGCATCAAGGGATTCAGAGAACGCGAAAAGATCTATACGACCTGCAAGGTGGGAATCACAGTAAATGCGGTATTCCTTGTTGCTATGGTTGCATTATTTGTCAGGGGGCTTATGTAG
- a CDS encoding VanZ family protein: MDSKKRKRIRILGKILFILYVIFIIYFLLFSDWYGRTGEMREYHYNLVLFKEIKRFWQYREQVGFFAMFTNLFGNVLIFVPFGFFLPMGSRQRSFFGTAFYSFGLSLCVEVFQFITKVGSFDVDDLLLNTIGGICGYILFVICAAIRRRHAGKKTKNRR; the protein is encoded by the coding sequence TTGGATTCAAAGAAGCGAAAAAGAATCCGGATACTGGGAAAGATATTATTTATATTATATGTAATATTTATTATATATTTCCTTCTGTTCTCTGACTGGTATGGACGTACGGGGGAGATGCGGGAATATCACTACAATCTGGTATTGTTTAAAGAAATCAAAAGATTCTGGCAGTACCGTGAGCAGGTGGGATTCTTTGCAATGTTCACTAATTTATTTGGAAATGTACTCATATTTGTTCCATTTGGATTTTTCCTTCCGATGGGAAGCAGGCAAAGAAGCTTTTTCGGTACAGCATTTTACAGTTTTGGACTGAGCCTTTGTGTGGAAGTGTTCCAGTTTATCACAAAAGTCGGAAGCTTTGATGTAGATGACCTGTTACTGAATACGATCGGAGGAATCTGTGGATATATACTATTTGTAATATGTGCGGCAATAAGGAGAAGACATGCTGGGAAAAAAACTAAGAACAGAAGATGA
- the pyrE gene encoding orotate phosphoribosyltransferase gives MESYKQEFIEFMVESDVLKFGEFTLKSGRKSPFFMNAGAYVTGSQLKKLGQYYAKAIHDTYGDDFDVLFGPAYKGIPLGVVTAIAYSDLYGKEVRYCSDRKEEKDHGADKGSFLGSKLKDGDRVIMIEDVTTSGKSMEETVPKVKGAADVTIVGLMVSLNRMEVGKGGEKCALDEIKDLYGFDTAAIVTMEEVVECLYNKECNGKVVIDDTLKAAIDAYYEQYGAK, from the coding sequence ATGGAAAGTTATAAGCAGGAGTTTATTGAATTTATGGTAGAGAGCGACGTGCTCAAATTTGGAGAATTTACATTAAAGAGTGGAAGAAAATCCCCGTTTTTTATGAATGCCGGAGCCTACGTAACAGGATCACAGCTTAAGAAGTTAGGTCAGTATTATGCAAAAGCAATCCATGATACATACGGAGATGACTTTGATGTATTATTCGGACCGGCCTATAAGGGAATTCCGCTTGGAGTTGTAACAGCGATCGCTTACAGTGATCTGTATGGAAAAGAAGTACGTTACTGTTCTGATCGTAAAGAAGAGAAAGACCACGGTGCAGATAAGGGAAGCTTTCTTGGAAGCAAATTAAAAGATGGAGATCGTGTGATCATGATCGAAGATGTGACAACATCAGGTAAATCCATGGAAGAGACTGTTCCGAAAGTAAAAGGCGCAGCAGATGTAACAATCGTAGGTCTGATGGTATCTCTGAACCGTATGGAAGTCGGAAAAGGCGGCGAGAAGTGTGCGTTAGATGAGATCAAAGATCTGTACGGATTCGATACAGCAGCAATCGTAACGATGGAAGAAGTTGTAGAATGCCTGTATAACAAAGAATGCAATGGAAAAGTTGTGATCGATGATACATTAAAAGCAGCAATCGACGCATATTATGAACAGTACGGAGCAAAATAG
- a CDS encoding YhgE/Pip family protein: MKNIWEIFRRDIKRIKNNVIAMIVIMGITVVPCLYAWFNIAASWDPYGNTGNLKVAVASVDEGYEGSLIPLQINMGDQVLTSLRSNSQLDWVFTGRKKAIDGVKSGKYYAAIVIPKDFSSNMMSIFSENIQKPSITYYSNAKENAIAPKVTDKGASAIQRQVNEVFVETISDTVITAFKAVTNVADQDGVAAIAQNLADNLNQIGSDLSAASSTLSSFSGMTTSAQQLLDTTGSFLKETQEHSKNTTDSLKKVKKSFSGIDETVSGATDGVNAAINSGKEFYDQMSEIIDSAFSSNSQSADDVAGTLNTLASRVQKVIDSYTSLKSAIDEINVGNNAQLNALKGSISGKLGETIATQTELRDKLKSTASSLQGAADTAVTDKAELDKLVKSSADSLAGIKTDFEKNVKSSLDELGDSMGDTSSNLNLLMDRLDEGVDGVYDLSTSASADLTQINTALNHSCNLLNTAAEKISNTTGKIGEMQQSGDFSQLEELISGDSNVIGEFLAAPVSLKTNQAYKIENYGSSMAPFYSTLSIWIGGIVLVAMLKTGVSSKCTEGLKKVKPHQEYLGRYLLFLIVGLLQSTLICLGDLLYLGIQCKHPFLFMLAGWFSSIVYVNIIYTLTVSFGDIGKAVSVVLLVMQVAGSGGTFPIEVAPAFFKAVYPLLPFVHSMVALRETIGGMYGMIYWTELGKLGIFLILSLILGLLLRKPVIQMNEAFAEKLEETKIM, encoded by the coding sequence ATGAAAAATATATGGGAAATCTTCCGAAGAGATATAAAGCGTATTAAAAATAATGTAATCGCAATGATTGTTATCATGGGAATTACAGTTGTACCCTGCCTTTATGCGTGGTTCAATATAGCAGCAAGCTGGGATCCGTATGGCAATACCGGTAATCTGAAGGTTGCAGTTGCAAGTGTTGATGAAGGATATGAGGGAAGCCTGATTCCGTTACAGATCAATATGGGAGATCAGGTACTGACATCGCTTCGAAGCAATTCGCAGCTTGACTGGGTTTTTACCGGAAGAAAAAAAGCCATAGACGGTGTAAAGTCCGGAAAATATTATGCAGCAATTGTGATACCGAAGGACTTCAGCTCAAATATGATGAGTATTTTTTCTGAAAATATCCAGAAACCAAGTATCACATACTATTCGAATGCCAAGGAAAATGCAATCGCACCAAAAGTAACGGATAAAGGAGCAAGTGCGATCCAGAGACAGGTTAATGAGGTATTTGTAGAGACGATCAGCGATACTGTGATCACTGCGTTTAAGGCAGTTACGAATGTAGCGGATCAGGACGGAGTGGCAGCAATCGCACAAAATCTTGCGGATAATTTAAATCAGATCGGCTCGGATTTGAGTGCGGCATCGTCTACATTAAGCTCTTTTTCGGGAATGACAACTTCTGCACAGCAGCTTCTGGATACAACAGGAAGTTTCCTGAAGGAAACACAGGAGCATTCCAAGAACACGACAGATTCACTGAAAAAGGTGAAAAAATCGTTCAGTGGAATTGATGAGACAGTCAGCGGTGCGACAGACGGAGTAAATGCGGCAATTAATTCCGGAAAAGAATTCTATGATCAGATGTCGGAAATTATTGATTCAGCATTTTCATCAAACTCTCAGAGCGCGGACGATGTGGCGGGAACATTGAATACCCTGGCATCCAGAGTTCAGAAAGTGATTGATTCCTATACTTCGCTGAAATCGGCAATAGATGAAATAAACGTTGGAAATAATGCGCAGTTGAATGCATTAAAGGGAAGTATTTCCGGAAAACTGGGAGAGACGATTGCGACACAGACAGAGCTTCGGGATAAGCTTAAGTCCACAGCATCTTCGCTTCAGGGAGCGGCAGATACAGCAGTAACGGATAAAGCAGAATTAGATAAACTGGTGAAATCAAGTGCAGACAGCCTTGCCGGAATCAAGACAGACTTTGAGAAGAATGTAAAGAGCAGTCTGGATGAACTGGGAGATTCGATGGGAGACACAAGCAGTAATCTGAACCTTTTGATGGATCGCCTGGATGAAGGTGTAGACGGGGTATATGATTTGTCAACTTCAGCGTCGGCTGATCTGACGCAGATTAACACAGCGCTGAATCATTCTTGCAATCTGCTCAATACAGCAGCAGAAAAAATCAGCAATACGACAGGAAAAATCGGAGAAATGCAGCAAAGCGGTGATTTCTCACAATTAGAAGAACTGATCTCCGGGGATTCTAATGTGATCGGAGAGTTCCTGGCAGCACCGGTAAGCCTGAAGACAAATCAGGCCTATAAGATTGAAAATTATGGTTCTTCGATGGCACCGTTCTATTCCACACTGTCGATCTGGATCGGTGGAATTGTGCTGGTTGCCATGTTAAAGACAGGCGTTTCGTCAAAATGCACCGAAGGTCTTAAGAAAGTAAAACCGCATCAGGAATACCTGGGACGATATCTCCTCTTCCTGATCGTAGGTCTCCTGCAGAGTACCCTGATCTGTCTGGGGGATCTGTTATACCTGGGAATTCAGTGTAAGCATCCGTTCCTCTTCATGCTGGCAGGATGGTTCTCGAGCATTGTATATGTGAATATCATCTATACACTGACAGTATCATTCGGAGATATCGGAAAAGCGGTCAGCGTTGTACTTCTGGTTATGCAAGTGGCAGGTTCCGGAGGAACCTTCCCAATTGAAGTCGCACCGGCCTTCTTCAAAGCCGTATATCCGTTACTGCCATTCGTTCACAGCATGGTGGCGCTTAGGGAGACAATTGGCGGTATGTATGGTATGATCTACTGGACAGAACTTGGAAAGCTTGGAATCTTTTTGATCCTGTCCCTGATCCTTGGATTGCTCCTTCGTAAACCGGTGATCCAGATGAATGAGGCATTTGCAGAAAAACTGGAAGAGACGAAGATCATGTAA
- a CDS encoding YhgE/Pip domain-containing protein: protein MKKSFQIFKRDLGRLFRNRAAVLILVGISVLPSLYAWFNIAANMDPYGNTKGIQVAIANEDKGADSEQMSLDAGQNIVDNLKKNDQLGWKFVDAKEAKKGVRSGKYYAAIVIPDNFSESLLSILSGDIKQPKLDYYINEKKNAIAPKITDTGASTIQQEINDTFTSVAAESISELLSKEAGELSGKVSEENSSLIKAIADTRKNLDEYNEVLENFQKTVDKSDEIMASAVSMLDQVTVTAESGAKAIEDSGNVLADTRTAVGQFSTEFSNGLSNGETLLNDTYVSASAKLGVFETKAGQALTAVDSSLSTASSLLDKNQELLEQLKELNDKIQGHTELGQQISAVIGQKITELENQNASLQELVSSLKTGNQGIQNAVTTAKNTRTSLEKLAKESKDSLQNYRTNLDQKILPQLNQSLDSLASLSGNLSAALTGVEPTVEQLKTILNQLNDSLKSSASALGQTGDVLTQVDEALASVQTDLNALQSSEMYQKLTSLEGLDADSIADFMSSPVSIKSNVLYDVENYGSGMTPFYTNLALWVGGLILVSILKQEVDKDEKVRKFTAGQAYFGRRLLFVAVGLVQGLIVCVGDILLLKVQCVHPVAFVCVGVFCSFVYVNLIYALALTFKHIGKALGVVLVILQIPGSAGTYPIEMTPAFFQRLHPLLPFTYGISAMRECIAGMYGANIWKYLGILAIFFPISLFIGLVLRPLFMNLNHLFDKRLSETELMLGETESAERKRPELTMMMKTLMEDDEWKQEFLVKSEKFEKRYPKMIRWGFLGMIIIPLVFLILMFSLESKLVFLILWIVSLIGLAVYLIVVEYLHDKMQRQLAMTGMTTEDLIHEIKEERGE, encoded by the coding sequence ATGAAGAAATCATTTCAGATTTTCAAAAGAGATCTTGGCCGGTTGTTCCGTAACCGTGCAGCAGTACTGATCCTGGTTGGAATCAGTGTGCTGCCGTCTCTTTATGCATGGTTCAACATCGCTGCCAATATGGATCCGTATGGAAATACCAAGGGAATCCAGGTTGCGATTGCCAATGAGGATAAAGGTGCCGACAGTGAGCAGATGTCACTGGACGCAGGACAAAATATTGTAGACAATCTGAAGAAAAATGACCAGCTTGGCTGGAAGTTTGTAGATGCAAAAGAAGCGAAAAAGGGAGTGAGATCCGGAAAATATTACGCAGCGATCGTGATACCGGATAATTTCAGTGAATCACTTCTGAGTATTTTATCAGGAGATATCAAACAGCCGAAGCTGGATTATTATATTAATGAAAAGAAAAATGCAATAGCACCAAAGATCACGGATACAGGTGCGAGCACGATTCAGCAGGAAATCAATGATACATTCACATCCGTAGCTGCAGAGAGCATTTCTGAATTATTGAGTAAAGAGGCCGGAGAATTATCCGGAAAAGTAAGTGAAGAAAATTCAAGTCTGATCAAAGCTATCGCAGATACCAGAAAGAATCTGGACGAATATAATGAGGTATTGGAAAACTTCCAGAAGACAGTGGATAAGTCAGATGAGATCATGGCGAGTGCGGTAAGTATGCTGGATCAGGTTACGGTTACTGCAGAGTCAGGAGCCAAAGCAATCGAAGACAGTGGAAATGTGCTTGCAGATACCAGAACAGCGGTTGGACAGTTTTCAACAGAATTCTCCAATGGGTTATCGAACGGAGAGACACTTTTAAATGACACGTATGTCTCGGCATCGGCAAAACTGGGCGTGTTTGAGACGAAAGCCGGACAGGCACTGACAGCAGTAGACAGCAGCCTTTCAACGGCTTCGTCTCTGCTGGATAAAAATCAGGAACTTCTGGAACAGCTGAAAGAATTGAATGATAAGATTCAGGGGCATACAGAACTGGGACAACAGATATCTGCTGTGATCGGACAGAAAATTACAGAATTGGAGAACCAGAATGCATCGTTACAGGAGCTGGTATCTTCACTGAAAACAGGGAATCAAGGGATTCAAAACGCAGTGACAACAGCAAAGAATACACGTACTTCACTGGAAAAACTTGCGAAAGAAAGTAAAGACAGTCTGCAAAATTACCGTACCAATCTGGATCAGAAGATTCTGCCACAGCTGAATCAGTCACTGGACAGTCTGGCTTCACTGAGCGGAAATCTTTCTGCGGCTTTAACCGGAGTTGAGCCGACAGTAGAACAATTAAAGACGATTTTAAATCAGTTAAATGACAGCCTGAAAAGCAGTGCGTCTGCATTGGGACAGACAGGAGATGTGTTAACACAGGTTGATGAGGCACTGGCATCTGTTCAGACGGATTTAAATGCATTACAGAGTTCAGAGATGTATCAGAAACTGACTTCACTGGAAGGACTTGATGCGGATTCAATTGCAGATTTTATGTCCTCTCCGGTGAGCATCAAATCAAATGTGTTATATGATGTAGAAAATTATGGCTCGGGAATGACACCATTTTACACAAATCTTGCACTTTGGGTAGGAGGACTGATTCTGGTATCAATTCTGAAACAGGAAGTTGATAAAGATGAAAAGGTACGGAAGTTTACAGCCGGACAGGCCTACTTTGGAAGAAGGCTGTTATTTGTTGCAGTAGGTCTTGTACAGGGACTGATCGTATGTGTCGGTGATATTTTATTATTGAAAGTACAGTGTGTACATCCGGTAGCGTTTGTATGTGTGGGTGTATTCTGTTCGTTTGTTTATGTTAATCTGATCTACGCACTGGCATTGACCTTTAAACACATTGGAAAGGCACTGGGAGTTGTACTTGTTATCCTGCAGATTCCTGGATCGGCAGGAACGTATCCGATCGAGATGACACCGGCATTTTTCCAGAGACTGCATCCGCTTCTTCCATTCACATATGGAATCAGTGCCATGCGTGAATGTATTGCAGGAATGTATGGAGCAAATATCTGGAAGTATCTGGGGATTCTTGCGATATTTTTCCCAATCTCTCTTTTCATCGGTCTGGTATTACGTCCGTTGTTTATGAACCTGAATCACTTGTTCGATAAACGTCTGTCTGAGACAGAGTTAATGCTTGGGGAGACGGAGTCGGCCGAACGGAAACGTCCGGAACTGACAATGATGATGAAGACACTTATGGAAGATGATGAATGGAAACAAGAATTTCTTGTGAAATCCGAAAAATTCGAAAAACGTTATCCAAAGATGATCCGATGGGGATTCCTTGGAATGATCATCATACCACTGGTTTTCCTGATACTGATGTTCAGTCTGGAGTCAAAACTGGTCTTCCTGATATTGTGGATCGTATCGCTGATCGGACTTGCAGTATATCTGATCGTTGTAGAATATCTGCATGACAAGATGCAAAGACAGCTTGCTATGACAGGTATGACAACAGAAGATCTGATCCATGAGATAAAGGAGGAAAGAGGCGAATGA
- a CDS encoding dihydroorotate dehydrogenase: MDMKVNIAGVEWKNPVTVASGTFGSGEEFSEFVDLNRLGAVTTKGVANVPWPGNPTPRVAEVYGGMMNAIGLQNPGIDLFCKRDIPFLKKYDTKIIVNVCGHAPEEYLAVVERLADEPIDMMEINISCPNVNAGFLAFGQDAKHVEELTAQIKKIAKQPIIMKLTPNVTDITEIAKAAEAGGADALSLINTLTGMKIDINRRTFAVANKTGGVSGPVVHPIAVRMVYQTAQAVNIPIIGMGGIATPEDAIEMILAGASAVSVGTANFYNPNATIEIIDGIEAYMKKNGFESVKDMVGIVK; encoded by the coding sequence ATGGACATGAAAGTAAATATTGCCGGCGTAGAATGGAAGAATCCGGTTACAGTGGCTTCCGGTACATTTGGTTCGGGAGAAGAATTCAGTGAGTTTGTGGATCTGAACCGTCTTGGAGCGGTAACGACCAAGGGCGTGGCAAATGTCCCGTGGCCGGGTAATCCGACACCACGTGTAGCTGAAGTTTACGGAGGAATGATGAATGCGATCGGACTCCAGAATCCGGGAATCGATCTGTTCTGCAAAAGAGATATTCCATTTCTGAAGAAATATGATACGAAGATCATCGTCAATGTCTGTGGTCATGCACCGGAAGAATATCTGGCAGTGGTGGAAAGACTGGCTGATGAGCCGATTGATATGATGGAGATCAATATTTCGTGCCCGAATGTTAATGCAGGCTTTCTGGCGTTTGGGCAGGATGCAAAGCATGTAGAGGAGCTGACGGCTCAGATCAAAAAGATTGCAAAGCAGCCGATCATCATGAAACTGACGCCAAATGTTACGGATATTACGGAGATTGCGAAGGCAGCAGAAGCCGGCGGAGCAGATGCCCTGTCATTGATCAATACACTGACGGGTATGAAGATTGATATCAACCGCAGAACATTTGCGGTAGCAAATAAGACCGGCGGTGTGTCGGGACCAGTTGTACATCCGATTGCAGTCCGTATGGTATATCAGACGGCACAGGCAGTGAACATTCCGATTATTGGAATGGGCGGTATTGCGACACCGGAAGATGCCATTGAGATGATCCTTGCGGGAGCGTCTGCAGTATCTGTAGGAACTGCGAATTTCTATAATCCGAATGCAACGATCGAGATTATTGACGGAATCGAAGCATATATGAAGAAAAATGGATTTGAATCCGTGAAAGATATGGTTGGCATTGTAAAATAA
- a CDS encoding dihydroorotate dehydrogenase electron transfer subunit, translating into MERKKEQAKVLSQEMLADGIYSLWIETETALTARPGQFVSVYTTDASKLLPRPISICEIDKEAKRLRLVYRVTGEKTGTKQFSELKAGDFVPVIGPLGNGFPYEKAEEKKVFLMGGGIGVPPILELAKQMQCEEKQIVVGYRDAHTFLKEEFEQNGTLYISTEDGSVGTKGNVMDAIREQSLDADIIFACGPTPMLRAIKAYAEEKKIECYISLEERMACGIGACLACVCKTKEKDAHSNVNNKRICKDGPVFLSTEVDL; encoded by the coding sequence ATGGAGAGAAAAAAAGAACAGGCGAAAGTTCTGTCACAGGAGATGCTGGCAGATGGAATCTATAGTCTGTGGATTGAGACAGAAACAGCGCTGACTGCCAGACCGGGACAGTTTGTGTCTGTATACACGACAGATGCAAGCAAATTACTTCCACGCCCGATCAGTATCTGTGAAATTGATAAAGAAGCAAAAAGATTAAGACTGGTATATCGTGTGACAGGAGAAAAGACCGGAACAAAACAGTTTTCAGAATTAAAGGCCGGAGATTTTGTACCAGTGATCGGACCTTTGGGAAATGGATTTCCATATGAAAAGGCAGAAGAAAAGAAAGTATTCCTGATGGGCGGCGGGATTGGTGTTCCGCCGATTCTGGAACTTGCAAAGCAGATGCAGTGTGAAGAAAAGCAGATTGTTGTCGGCTATAGAGATGCGCATACGTTCCTGAAAGAGGAGTTTGAACAGAACGGAACCTTATATATTTCCACAGAGGATGGAAGCGTGGGAACAAAAGGAAATGTCATGGATGCTATCCGTGAGCAGAGTCTGGATGCCGATATTATATTTGCATGCGGACCTACACCAATGCTGCGTGCGATCAAGGCCTATGCAGAAGAGAAGAAAATAGAATGCTATATTTCCCTGGAAGAGAGAATGGCATGCGGTATCGGAGCCTGTCTGGCATGTGTCTGCAAGACAAAAGAAAAAGATGCACACAGTAATGTGAACAATAAGAGAATCTGTAAAGACGGACCAGTATTCTTATCTACGGAGGTGGATTTATAA
- the pyrF gene encoding orotidine-5'-phosphate decarboxylase yields MINQLVANIKKTGAPIVVGLDPMLNYIPEQVQKKAFAEYGETLEGAAEAIWQFNKEIVDKTYDLIPAVKPQIAMYEQFGLPGLAAFKKTVDYCKEKGLVVIGDIKRGDIGSTSAAYAVGHIGKVKVGSKTYAPFDEDFVTVNPYLGSDGVNPFLDVCKEEKKGIFVLVKTSNPSSGEFQDQKINGRPLYELVGEKVAAWGSEVMGDEYSYVGAVVGATYPEMGKVLRKVMPKAYILVPGYGAQGGKGKDLVHFFNEDGLGAIVNSSRGIIAAYKQEQYAKFGAENFGDASRAAVETMIADIKGALENR; encoded by the coding sequence TTGATTAATCAGTTAGTAGCCAATATAAAGAAGACAGGAGCACCGATTGTAGTAGGATTAGATCCGATGTTGAACTATATTCCGGAGCAGGTACAGAAAAAAGCGTTCGCAGAATATGGTGAGACACTGGAAGGAGCAGCAGAAGCAATCTGGCAGTTCAATAAAGAAATCGTGGACAAGACTTATGATCTGATTCCGGCTGTAAAACCACAGATCGCAATGTATGAACAGTTTGGTCTTCCGGGACTTGCAGCATTCAAGAAAACGGTAGATTACTGTAAGGAAAAAGGACTGGTTGTCATCGGTGATATTAAAAGAGGAGACATTGGTTCTACATCAGCAGCTTATGCTGTGGGTCATATTGGTAAGGTGAAAGTAGGCAGCAAGACATACGCACCATTTGATGAAGACTTTGTAACAGTGAATCCATACCTTGGTTCAGACGGAGTGAATCCATTCCTGGACGTATGTAAAGAAGAAAAGAAGGGAATCTTCGTACTTGTTAAGACATCAAATCCGTCAAGCGGTGAATTCCAGGATCAGAAGATCAACGGCCGTCCGTTATATGAACTGGTTGGAGAAAAAGTTGCCGCATGGGGATCTGAAGTCATGGGCGATGAGTACAGCTATGTCGGAGCAGTAGTCGGAGCAACTTATCCGGAGATGGGAAAAGTATTAAGAAAAGTGATGCCAAAAGCTTACATTCTGGTTCCTGGTTACGGTGCACAGGGAGGAAAAGGAAAAGACCTGGTACATTTCTTCAATGAAGATGGCCTTGGAGCAATCGTAAACTCTTCCAGAGGAATCATTGCGGCATATAAGCAGGAGCAGTATGCAAAATTTGGAGCTGAGAATTTTGGTGATGCATCCAGAGCAGCAGTTGAGACGATGATCGCAGACATCAAGGGAGCACTTGAGAACAGATAA
- a CDS encoding S41 family peptidase, with protein sequence MKNRKSFLKGALCGALAMLLVAGLVSCGLKVNNGNSDITSKTEDKISELQNLIEKHYMGDVKEKNLEDGVYKGYINGLNDPYSVYYNKKETKELYESTGGEYSGIGAVMSQNTETGVITLVQIYKDSPAEKAGLKANDILYKVEGKEVTGKDLSKVVSKVKGEKGTTVELTVLRGEDAKEVTVTATRDTVQAQTIEYKMMDDKIGYIRVSEFDTVTYDQYKEALDDLEKQGMTGLVVDLRNNPGGSLSTVCDMLDLMLPKGLIVYTEDKNGKKTEMKSDEEHQFTKPLAVLVNGNSASASEIYSGAIQDYGIGKIVGTQTYGKGVVQQIFDLDDGTAVKLTIAEYFTPKGRSINGKGITPDVKVEYENNEENPDADNQLDKAVEEVKAQMK encoded by the coding sequence ATGAAAAACAGAAAAAGTTTTTTGAAAGGGGCGCTTTGTGGCGCCCTTGCTATGTTATTAGTGGCAGGACTCGTGTCCTGTGGATTAAAAGTGAATAATGGAAACAGTGATATCACATCAAAAACAGAAGATAAGATATCAGAACTGCAGAACCTGATCGAGAAGCATTATATGGGGGATGTAAAAGAAAAGAATCTGGAAGATGGGGTCTATAAAGGTTATATCAATGGCCTGAATGATCCGTATTCGGTATATTATAACAAAAAAGAAACAAAAGAATTATACGAATCAACTGGTGGTGAATATTCCGGAATCGGTGCTGTGATGTCTCAGAATACAGAGACAGGAGTGATCACTCTGGTCCAGATATATAAGGATTCTCCGGCTGAGAAAGCAGGACTTAAGGCGAATGATATCCTTTATAAGGTTGAAGGAAAAGAAGTCACAGGAAAAGATCTCTCTAAAGTTGTAAGTAAGGTAAAGGGTGAAAAAGGAACAACGGTAGAACTCACCGTATTAAGAGGTGAAGATGCCAAAGAAGTAACTGTGACTGCAACAAGAGATACCGTACAGGCACAGACAATTGAGTATAAGATGATGGATGATAAGATTGGTTACATCAGAGTGTCTGAATTTGATACTGTGACGTATGATCAGTACAAAGAAGCATTGGATGATCTTGAAAAACAGGGAATGACAGGGCTGGTTGTGGATCTGCGTAATAATCCTGGAGGTTCGCTCAGTACAGTATGTGATATGCTGGATCTGATGCTGCCAAAGGGCCTGATCGTGTATACGGAAGATAAAAATGGCAAAAAGACAGAGATGAAATCTGACGAAGAACATCAGTTTACAAAACCGCTGGCAGTTCTGGTAAATGGCAACAGTGCCAGTGCATCAGAGATTTACTCCGGGGCAATCCAGGATTACGGAATCGGTAAGATTGTCGGAACCCAGACATATGGAAAGGGTGTCGTACAGCAGATTTTTGATCTGGATGACGGAACAGCCGTAAAACTTACGATTGCAGAATATTTCACTCCAAAGGGAAGAAGCATCAACGGAAAAGGAATTACACCGGATGTAAAGGTCGAATACGAAAATAATGAAGAAAATCCGGATGCAGACAATCAGCTTGATAAAGCTGTGGAGGAAGTAAAAGCACAGATGAAGTAA